Part of the Clostridium sporogenes genome, CTAAAACTATTCTCTCCACTATATTTACTTTTTCGTTGTTGTCTATAGTGGTTGCATGTGATACTAATCGCCTTATATCTTTACCTGAGGCTGGGTTTGCAATTATACCTATTTTATTCATAATTATCACCCTATTAATTAAAGGGAAAATACCCTTTATGTTTCTTTACGTTAGAATAGCTCTTTTACTTTTTTAACTATATCTTTAGAATCAGGAATAACATAACTTTCTAATGTAGGTGAAAATGGTATAGGGGTATTAAGGGCTCCAATTCTTCCTACAGGTGCATCCAAATAATCAAAAATCTCCTCATTTATTAGGGAAGATATTTCTCCGCTATAGGCTCCTCTTTTATTTTCCTCTGTTACAATTACAGCTCTATTTGTTTTCTTTATAGAATTAAATATAGCTTCTTTATCTAGTGGATATAAAGTTCTTGGATCTATCACTTCTACTTCAATTCCTTCCTTTGAAAGTTTATCCGCTGCTTTTAAGGATTCATGTACCATTTTACCTGTGGCTATAATAGTAACATCCTTTCCTTCTCTTTTAATATCTGCCACACCTAAAGGTATTCTTTTTATTTCATCTGAAACTTCACCCTTCATTCCATATAAAAATTTATGTTCCATAAACATAACTGGGTTATCATCCTCTATAGCTGCTATCATAAGTCCATAAGCATCCTGTGGTGTGGATGGATATACTACTTTAAGACCTGGTATATGTGTAAGCCAAGCTTCAAGGGATTGAGAATGCTGTGCAGCTGCTTGTACACCTGCTCCCTCTGGTAATCTAACTACCATAGGTAAACTTATCTTTCCCCCAAACATAAATCTCATTTTTGCAGCTTGATTTACGATCATATCCATTGACACCGTTAAAAAGTCCCCAAACATTATCTCTGCAATTGGTCTTAAACCTGTAGCTGCTGCTCCAACAGCGCATCCTGCAATTGCACCTTCAGATATAGGAGTATCTCTTACTCTTTTATCTCCAAATTCTGCATATAAATCTCCCGTTACTCCAAAGCATCCTCCAAAAGCTCCTACGTCTTCCCCAAAAATTAATACCTTATCATCTTCACTCATTTTAGTTCTCATTGCTTCTCTTATTGCTTCTGCGTATGTTAACTTTTTCATAGTTATCTAACCTCCTCTTTAATGTCAGTATAAACATCTTCTAATACTGACTCTAATTCTGGATATGGACTATTATTTGCAAAATCTACTGCTTCATCAATTTGACTCTCTACCTTATTTTGAACTTCCTTAAGCTTTTCTTCTGTCAAAATTTCATTTTCTACTAAATATTTTTCAAATCTTGGTATAGGATCTTTAGCTAGCCATTCTTCCTGTTCCTCTGTTGGTTTGTAAACACAAGGATCTCCTTCAAAATGTCCTCTATGTCGATAAGTTTTGCATTCTATTAGTGTTGGTCCCTTTCCCTCTCTTGCTCTTTTAATAGCTTCTTCTGCTGCTTCATACACAGCAAAAACATCATTACCATCTACTACAATACCTGGTACATTATAAGCAACACCTCTATCTGCAACATCCTTTATTGCTTGATGTCTATTTTGACTCATAGATATTCCATAAAGGTTATTTTCGCATACAAAAACCACTGGTAGTTTCCATACACTTGCCATATTTAAAGATTCATGAAATGTACCTTGATTAGTTGACGCATCTCCAAAGAAGCATACACACACTTGATCAGTTCCTCTGTATTGTGCACTTAATCCAGCTCCCACTGCAATATTATGACCGGCACCTACTATACCATTTGCCCCTAAAATACCTTTAGTTGCATCTGCAATATGCATAGAACCTCCTTTTCCTTTGCAATATCCTGTAGCCTTTCCAAAAAGCTCTGCCATCATAAATTTTAGATCTCCACCCTTTGCAAGTATATGGCCATGACCTCTGTGAGTACTTGTTATATAATCACTATCCTTTAAATTAGCACACACTCCTGTAGCTACCGCTTCTTCTCCTATATAAAGATGAACAAAGCCAGGAATTTTCCCTTCTGCAAAGGTATTCATTGCCACTTGCTCAAACTTTCTTATTTTTAGCATAGTTTTATACATTTCAACAATAGAATTTTCATTTAATTTTTTCACAATTTTTCCCTCCTGTTTTTTTATTTAATATATACTTCAATACAAGCAATCGCCACTTCAATACTATTATCCGAGTCTCCAAATTCAGGAATAAAAATTCCTGGCACATTAAGCCCACCACTTACGGACTGAACCTTTACTTCTCCTACGGGCAAATAAGTTTTTATCTTTTCTTTGTCTATTTTTTCTGGCTGGGTTGTGGAAAGGATTACATTTACTACAATATCCTTATTCATATCCTTAATGCCAAGAACTTCTTTTAAACCACATAAACAACTTTTTGATATAGCATCAAGTACTGCCTTATGAGCAGCTTTATTTACATCTTGACCATGAAAATCCATACCTAGCCCAAATTCAATAATATATCTTTTAATAAGCTTCACCCCCCAATACGAGAAATTTTCAATATAGTGCGAATATTTATTTTTTTCTTTCAATTATTATAAAAGCAACTATTATGCCAAAAGAAAAAGCCTTGCATTTGCAAGGCTTCTAAAGATTATTTATTTTTAAAGTTTCATTTTGGGAAAATATCTATTCCAAAATGGGAATTGTTAATTATTTTTCCCATTTTGAAACCTCCTCTAATCCATACTTTTCTATTTTTCTATATAAAGTTGATTTACCAATTCCTATAATCTTACTAGCACTAATAACATTTCCATTACAATACTTTAAAGCTTGTATAATAAGCTTTCTTTCCATTTCTTCAAGGGTTGGTGGTTTAGATTTTTCTTTCTTATCTTTAATTTCCTCTTCTTTTATATTTCCATTTATATACTCTGGAATAAAAGAATAATTAATAATTTCATCCTTAGATAAATAATATGCTCTTTGAATTACATTTTCAAGCTCTCTCACATTTCCTGGCCAATTGTAGTATTTAATTAAATTTATAAACTCTTTGTCAAAGGATTTATTCATTCTCTGGTTTTTATCATTTAATCTTTGAAGAAAATAGTCTGCACATAATTTAATGTCTTCCGGTCTTTCCCTTAAGGGAATTAATCTTACATTAAATACATTTAATCTATAATATAAATCACTTCTAAAATTATTTTTATTAATTTCTTCATTTAAATTTCTGTTTGTTGCAGCTATAACCCTTACATCTAATTTTCTTTCAAAATTTCCACCTATTCTTGTTATTGTATGGTTATCTAAAACTCTTAAAAGCTTAGATTGAATTTCTAAGGGCAATTCCCCAATTTCATCTAGAAAAATTGTACCTCTATTTGCTAATTCAAACTTTCCAGGATTTCCATCCTTTGATGCTCCTGTAAAAGCAGATTTTTCGTATCCAAAAAGTTCACTTTCAACTAAATCCTTGGGAAGAGCTGCACAATTTATTGCTATAAAAGGACCCTTGCATCGATTACTAGAGTTATGAATTGAATGAGCAAACAATTCTTTACCAGTTCCACTCTCTCCAGTAATTAACACTGAGCATTCATTTTCAGCAATTTTTTTAGCCTCCTCAATTACAGATAACATTCTTTTATTATTAGTTATTATACTTTCAAAGGTATATTTAGATGAAAAGCCCGCTATTTTTCTAACCACATTTCTAATGCTATCAATTTTTTTAACCAATATAACATATCCAATATACTTATTTTCTAGTTTTACAGGAGAAACATTTATATTGCACTCTAATTTACGATTTTCTAAATATAAATTAGTCTCTTTATAGTTAATTCTATTATTACTAAAGTTATCTTCATCCTTTATGATATCTTTTAAAAGTAATTTTATATCTAATCTATTAACTTTCTCCTCTGGGACCTGTAAAATTTCACATAGTTTTTTATTGAAATCTTTAACAAAAAAATCTTTGTCTATAACCAAAATACCATCCTCAATAGAGCTAAATGCAACCTCTACCCACTTTCTGTGCTGAACTATGGCAAATTGCTTTTCTATAGTTTTTGTTGCCTCAACTACTATCCCAAGGGTATGAATTTGATAATCATAAAAATCTCCAGATAAGTCTATAACACCTATAATTTTTCCTTTTTCATCATGTATAGGCGCCGCAGAACAAGTCCATCCATGTTGCCTTTTACAATAATGCTCTGCTCCTATTGTCTGTATTGGCTTGTCTAAATAAATACTAGTTCCTATGGCATTGGTGCCTACATCCTTTTCCATCCATTTGCATCCTTTAAGAAAATGCAGTTCCATATTTTTATTCATTATTTCTTCGTTTCCTATAACTTCAAGAATTACTGCATTTTCATCCGCTAAAATAATGGAATAGTTTGTATCCTTTACTACATTATATAAATCAATCATAGCAGGTATAGCTATTTGTATAAGGTCTCTTTTTTCGTATAGTATTTTTTCAAATTCCCCTTTAGGTAATTCTTTACCTTGTCCATTATTAGTATCTACCTTGTATTCTTTACATCTTATCCATGAATTTAATATTTCAGGTCTTACACTTTTCGGTATATCATTATTTTTAATGAAATTTTCCCTTTGTTTTTCTACCTCTAATATATTAATCATAGTTATCACCTACATAATAAATAATATTTATAAAAATCTATTGAAACACTATAAATTTATCAGCATAAATATTTTTTGTTTCTTTCAAATTTATATAAAATACTCCTCATTTATAAATAATATATTTATTTATAAATATATTTACTAATTTACTGCTATTATAGCACATCTAACAAGATAATCTCTTATATAAATAGAAATACTCCCTATTACATATTTTTACAACTAAATTTATCTCCTATATTTTTAACAACAAAAATAAACTAAATTTTTTATCTATACACTTTATTTACTATTTCCTTAAATTTTACTTTTCCTATAATTTAAAAAAGAGCATCTCACCTTTTAGTGAAATACTCTTTTTGCTTATTTATAAAACATTTTAAATAAATTTTACTATTTATTTAGTAAGATTTATTCTAAATTTTAAATCATTTCTTATTTCATAATGTCCTAAATCATTAGTTTCTATTTTATACTTTTTATTTTTATCTAAAGGCTCAAATTCCATAATATATTCATTAGGATTATTTTTATCCTTTTTTATATCAATATTATTATCCTTTTTTGGTACTGGATTATCTTCATCATCAAATAAATATAAATCCTTAGCTTGTAAAAATGGCGCCTTTCCTTCCACTTTATATTTAACAACAGCTTTATCTTTATAGGTTTTTATTTCTTTAATTATAAGTTTACCCATACTTCCTTGAGAAAGTTCTATAGGATATACACCATCTATATTTTTATATACTGGTGGTATGTGTATTGATCCATCATCAGATTTATATTTTTTATATTCTTCCTTATCAAAATTAATTTTATATGGTATAACAGTTAAATACTTCGGAATAGATTTTAAAGCAACCAAATTGAGATTATAAGTAAAGTCCTTTGAAGATGCATTTTGACCTCCATCGCTAGTAGAACCTTTTAGTGTAATCTCATTACCTTTATCATCAAAAACAAACCATTCATCATATCCATATAGATTTTGCCCTGCTGCCATTTCTTTCTTAAAAGCTTCTTGTCTCTTTTTAGAAGCTTCCTGACTTTTATCTTTAAATTTACCAGTAACAGTTATAGTAGTATTTATAGGTGTAAAACTCACTTTTTCTACATTAACAAGTGCATCATTAAAATTAACTTTTTTATTAGATTTAAATACATTAATATGTTTGGATATTTCATCCTTTGAAAGGCTAAATTTAAAATTCCAATTTCCTTTTACACCATATATGTTATTTACATTTAAATTCACATTAAATTTATTTTTAAATTTCATGTCACCTATGTCTATACTATCTGAATTTATATAAGTATTACTATCTAAATGTTTACCATCTGAACTAGAGCCACCACTAGGCTCCTTACCATCTATTTTAATGTATTGAGCAAGAGAAAAGTATATACCAGTAGCCTCTTTTACTTCTTTAACTATTTTTTTTATATTATCTTGAGTTTTTATAGTATACGCTATCATTAATTCTGTATCATCGCACACAACTTCGTTTATAGTCAAAGTTATTCCTTTATCTGTAACACTTTTGTTTATACTATTAGAATATTTTTCATATTCACCTTCTTTTGGTACTCCATATCCTACTAAGGCTTGAATTACTGACTTAAATTCTGAAATATTTTTTGCAAAGGCGGGTATATTTACACTAATAAGGGCTGCAGCTATTATTAAAGAAGCAGCTATAGCCTTGTGTTTAAAACTCTTCCTAGTTCTTTTACCCTTAACTTGCTTTAACAAATTCTTTTTTAATTTTTTCCTTCTTAAATTATCCATATTTAAATCTAAGTTTTCTTCTTCATCTTTATCTATATTAATATAATTAAATAATTCCAATATATCCTTTTCTTCAAATATATCTTTATTCATTTACGCACTCTCCCTTCTTTAATATTTCAAGTTTTTCTTTTAAAATCTTTCTACTTCTTGAGAGTCTATTATCAACTACACTTCTATTTACTCCTAAATAGCTTGCTATCTCAACTATATCTTCCTGTATTAAATATCTTCTTATAAAAATTTCTCTATCCATTCCTTTTAGATCTTTTATCATATTTATGATCTCATTTTTATTTTCCTTGGATACAATCAAATTTTCTATTTGTTCTTTTGATTCAAAAATATAATTTTCAATACAATCTATATTTGTATTTTTAATAATTTTTTTCTTATAATTTATAGCCTTATACTTTGCTACAGCTTTAAACCAATATTTGAAATTTCCCTTTTCTTCATGAAATTTATCTATGTTGTCCCATAAACACATAAATATATCATTAATGCATTCATCTATATAAGTAGAATACTCTTTAGATCCAAAAACAGAAAATACTACTTTATATATATAATCACAATAAGCATCAAAAGCATATTCTAGAGCCTTTGGATCTTTATCTTTCAGTCTGTTAATAAAATTGTCTTCATTTATCTGCATCTTTACCTCCTGATCATTTCTTATAAATTTTACAATGATATTCCATTATATTGAATAATTACTAAAAGGCCTTTCATATACTAATACAAATCTTTTTATTCTTTCTATCATAAAAAATAAACTTTTTTACTTTTATCTTCTCTATTTCCTTTTTATTCTTTAAATTCTTTATTATTATAATATAATTGATTTATAAACTAAAATTTAATTTGTATAATCTTTTACCTTAGATGACTTTAAGCACAGTATTTTTTATTACTACTTTTAATAATTACTTTTAATAATTATAGGAGAAATCTATGATAAAAAATACAAATATAAACTCAAGATTTTCTTATAATGTAACAATATCTATTTTTGATCTTGATACAAATAAACTTTATATTTATACATTAGATACTTAATATACAAAGGAATGGTGATATAAATGGAAACTATTAGTATTTTTGAGAAGTAGCTTGAATTAGGTAATGACCCAGATAAACTTTACTCGATGAATTCAAATAAGTTAATAACTAACAAAATAGTCTCCTATTATAAGATTGATCTAAATGGATACAATAAAATATGTAATTAAGTTTAGTTATATGTTATACTTAATAAGTTCAAATAAAATAAATAAGAAAAGAGAATAAATTATGAGATATGCTAAAGTAGAAAAATTAATAAAAAAATTGGATAGAGAAATAGAATCACTTAAAATTGCCTCAAAATATCTATCAAACATAAATGAAATTAATGAGGTTAGAAATACTTTAAATAAGAAAAGACAAGAATTAGCTGATGAACTTTATAGTGAAGATACAAAATCATATTATGATTGTCGTGCAATTATAAGAGAACTTTTGGATAAAGAATTAAATGAAGAAGATCAAAAGCAATTACTTGAAAACATTAAAGAAAAGTTTGGAAGGCAATCACCAAATCCTACAAAACAAAGCGTTGGATTAAATGCATGGCTTAAAGAACTCGATATTGAATTTAATTGGGTGCAAACTGAAGAAAATAGTTGGGCTACTCTTATAATAACTGGCTTTGGAGCACATGAGAAATAATTTGAGAAAAGTCTACAAATATAAAAATCCCTAGAAATGTAAAACAATCTGTGTAAACTCCATAAGAATGGTATAATAATTCTTATAAAAACGGAGGTTGTACAGATTATGCCTTTTTCAAAAAAAGAACTTATTAAGCAAGCAACACCTACAAGTGAGTTGTTTACATAAAATTCTTGACAGACTCTATTATTCATAAAAATTAATTAACACAAAACTATAAAACACTTACCTTTATACCGGTAAGTGTTTTGTATAGATTTAAATACTTTATTAGATTGATTTTTAAAATCCTCCGAAAAATCTTTTGGCTATATCTACTGCTTCCTTTGCATCCTTAGCATAATAATCCGCATTTATCATTTCTGCATATTCCTTATTAAGCACTGCTCCACCAACAAAAACTTTACAATCCATCTCGCTTTCCTTTAAAGCCTTTATGGT contains:
- a CDS encoding sigma-70 family RNA polymerase sigma factor translates to MQINEDNFINRLKDKDPKALEYAFDAYCDYIYKVVFSVFGSKEYSTYIDECINDIFMCLWDNIDKFHEEKGNFKYWFKAVAKYKAINYKKKIIKNTNIDCIENYIFESKEQIENLIVSKENKNEIINMIKDLKGMDREIFIRRYLIQEDIVEIASYLGVNRSVVDNRLSRSRKILKEKLEILKKGECVNE
- the pdhA gene encoding pyruvate dehydrogenase (acetyl-transferring) E1 component subunit alpha; protein product: MKKLNENSIVEMYKTMLKIRKFEQVAMNTFAEGKIPGFVHLYIGEEAVATGVCANLKDSDYITSTHRGHGHILAKGGDLKFMMAELFGKATGYCKGKGGSMHIADATKGILGANGIVGAGHNIAVGAGLSAQYRGTDQVCVCFFGDASTNQGTFHESLNMASVWKLPVVFVCENNLYGISMSQNRHQAIKDVADRGVAYNVPGIVVDGNDVFAVYEAAEEAIKRAREGKGPTLIECKTYRHRGHFEGDPCVYKPTEEQEEWLAKDPIPRFEKYLVENEILTEEKLKEVQNKVESQIDEAVDFANNSPYPELESVLEDVYTDIKEEVR
- a CDS encoding Lin0512 family protein, with amino-acid sequence MDFHGQDVNKAAHKAVLDAISKSCLCGLKEVLGIKDMNKDIVVNVILSTTQPEKIDKEKIKTYLPVGEVKVQSVSGGLNVPGIFIPEFGDSDNSIEVAIACIEVYIK
- a CDS encoding DUF4179 domain-containing protein is translated as MNKDIFEEKDILELFNYINIDKDEEENLDLNMDNLRRKKLKKNLLKQVKGKRTRKSFKHKAIAASLIIAAALISVNIPAFAKNISEFKSVIQALVGYGVPKEGEYEKYSNSINKSVTDKGITLTINEVVCDDTELMIAYTIKTQDNIKKIVKEVKEATGIYFSLAQYIKIDGKEPSGGSSSDGKHLDSNTYINSDSIDIGDMKFKNKFNVNLNVNNIYGVKGNWNFKFSLSKDEISKHINVFKSNKKVNFNDALVNVEKVSFTPINTTITVTGKFKDKSQEASKKRQEAFKKEMAAGQNLYGYDEWFVFDDKGNEITLKGSTSDGGQNASSKDFTYNLNLVALKSIPKYLTVIPYKINFDKEEYKKYKSDDGSIHIPPVYKNIDGVYPIELSQGSMGKLIIKEIKTYKDKAVVKYKVEGKAPFLQAKDLYLFDDEDNPVPKKDNNIDIKKDKNNPNEYIMEFEPLDKNKKYKIETNDLGHYEIRNDLKFRINLTK
- a CDS encoding sigma-54-dependent Fis family transcriptional regulator, whose product is MINILEVEKQRENFIKNNDIPKSVRPEILNSWIRCKEYKVDTNNGQGKELPKGEFEKILYEKRDLIQIAIPAMIDLYNVVKDTNYSIILADENAVILEVIGNEEIMNKNMELHFLKGCKWMEKDVGTNAIGTSIYLDKPIQTIGAEHYCKRQHGWTCSAAPIHDEKGKIIGVIDLSGDFYDYQIHTLGIVVEATKTIEKQFAIVQHRKWVEVAFSSIEDGILVIDKDFFVKDFNKKLCEILQVPEEKVNRLDIKLLLKDIIKDEDNFSNNRINYKETNLYLENRKLECNINVSPVKLENKYIGYVILVKKIDSIRNVVRKIAGFSSKYTFESIITNNKRMLSVIEEAKKIAENECSVLITGESGTGKELFAHSIHNSSNRCKGPFIAINCAALPKDLVESELFGYEKSAFTGASKDGNPGKFELANRGTIFLDEIGELPLEIQSKLLRVLDNHTITRIGGNFERKLDVRVIAATNRNLNEEINKNNFRSDLYYRLNVFNVRLIPLRERPEDIKLCADYFLQRLNDKNQRMNKSFDKEFINLIKYYNWPGNVRELENVIQRAYYLSKDEIINYSFIPEYINGNIKEEEIKDKKEKSKPPTLEEMERKLIIQALKYCNGNVISASKIIGIGKSTLYRKIEKYGLEEVSKWEK
- a CDS encoding alpha-ketoacid dehydrogenase subunit beta, yielding MKKLTYAEAIREAMRTKMSEDDKVLIFGEDVGAFGGCFGVTGDLYAEFGDKRVRDTPISEGAIAGCAVGAAATGLRPIAEIMFGDFLTVSMDMIVNQAAKMRFMFGGKISLPMVVRLPEGAGVQAAAQHSQSLEAWLTHIPGLKVVYPSTPQDAYGLMIAAIEDDNPVMFMEHKFLYGMKGEVSDEIKRIPLGVADIKREGKDVTIIATGKMVHESLKAADKLSKEGIEVEVIDPRTLYPLDKEAIFNSIKKTNRAVIVTEENKRGAYSGEISSLINEEIFDYLDAPVGRIGALNTPIPFSPTLESYVIPDSKDIVKKVKELF